A window of Acinonyx jubatus isolate Ajub_Pintada_27869175 chromosome B2, VMU_Ajub_asm_v1.0, whole genome shotgun sequence genomic DNA:
agtaggtgctcaataaatagttgttgaatagatgaataaactacttattttgtcttctagtGTGAATGATTAAGTCCCCCAAATGATTGTGTCATACAAATTTTAACATTCTGCAGAGATTGGATCTGCATCCCGCCCCTAACAGAATATAGGATCTGAAAGAGACATTCATTTGGCtcaatgatatttatttactttataccTTGTCCaatctcttcattaaaaaaaaaaaaaaaaaaaaaaaggaagggtacttgggtggctcggtcggttatgcatctgactttggctcaggtcatgatcttgaggttcatgggtttgagccccacatcaggctctgtgctgacagctcagatcctggagcctgcttcaggttatgtctctccctctctctgcccctcccagtgctcggtctttctctgtctcctaacaataaataaatgtgaaactcATTGACCATAAaacaaactgatttaaaaaataataattaaaaaaaaagaaaactaaggcccagggaattctttatttttaattcttatatcaGCTAGGAATATTTTAAGCTACAAATAACAAAGCAGGTGGTTTAAATAAACagggtgttgtttgtttgtttttgtttggctttctcaTTACTAGAAGTCAGACACTAAGCCACTGTTGGCATTGTTTCTTCAGTGATGGTGGGGCTGACCTCCTGGTGATTCTGGGagatttctctgatttttaaaaaatctttttaacatttatttattgtcaagaggcagagacagagcatgagaggagcagagacagggggagacacagaatctgaagcaggctccaggatccagttgtcaacacagagcctgacgtggggcttgaactcatgaaccgagagatcatgacctgagccaaagtcagatgcttaactgactgagccactcaggctctccatctttgattttttctttcagccttttAACCAAAAGTTTGtggtgttgtttttaattctacCAATGGTTTCTAATTGCTGCTTCTTctctttcagattctctgtctttattttttaaataaaatgatattcttGTTGGGGCACtggcgtggctcagtcagttgagcctccgactcttgatttcggctcaggtcacgatcccagggttgtgggaccgagccctgcatcgggctccatgctgagcatggaacctacttaagattctctctctctgtccctctgccacttcCACCAAtcgcatgtgcatgctctctctctctcaaattaaaaaaaaaaagatattcttggggtgcctgggtggctcagtcagttaagcgtccaactttggctcaggtcatgattttgcagtgtgtaagtttgagccccgcatcaggctctgtgctgacagctcggagcctggagcctgcttcggattctgtgtccccctctctctctgcccctcccctactcacgctctgtctctgtctctctctttctcaaaaataagtaaacattaaaaaatatatatccttgtCTTAGGGATGAAATATCTTTAATTATTTCTATAGtaatatagactttaaaaagttCTCTTTAAGTTCTGTgaatcctatttatttttcttgggtgagttccctttgttcatttctgtggtgtgtgtgtgggtgtgggtgtgggtgtgtgggggtgtgtgtatgtgtaggtgtgtgtaggtgtgtgagTTTGGgggtgtgtttgcgtgtgtgtgtgtatgagtgtgtgtgagtgtgtgtgggtgtgtgtgtggaggggtgctGTTAAGTCTTCTCAAAGGTCTAGCACTTGTTTGGTCGTCAGTTTTGATTTGCAAACAAAGAGCCAGATCGGTTAGATACACCTCTATGTGATTTCCTTGCATCTTCTCTCCTAGTACGTGGATCTCTCCCAGAGTGGCAGGGCTGACTGACCGTCAGTGTAGACCGGCAGATTTCACTTGGGCAGACCCTGCGTGGGGCAGGCAGGTGCACAGTGCAAAGTGCCCCATGATGGCTTCACTCCAGGAGGTCAAAGGCCACATGGGAACCTCCTCCTTCCTAGTGACGTCTCACTTTCCTTATAGCAGTAAGGGTAGGGAAAGGGTAGATGCACCTGCCCCAGGAGTAGCCCTTCAGGTAGTTCACCCTGACTTCCATGGACTTCCCACGTCCTCTCCACAGGCCCGCTGAACACTCTGGGCCTTTGCAGGAAGGATGGCCTCACATCCACTTCAGCCTTCTACCCACGTTCTGGGCTATGGCTCCCTACATGCCGGGGGATCAGTATGGTTTCCTGGGTTTGCTGCTGTTCCCTGGCCCATGTGGTCTAATGTGATTATGGATCCCCTCCCCGTTTTGTACTTCTTTACTGCCATTTCAATAGGATtatgagagggaggcagggataaATACTTGTGTTCAGTTCTTCACCATGAACTGCTTACCCTAAATTACTCTTTACAGTCTGAACATGGAGAATGGCGGCTCTCAACAGCtgtgtaatatttaaatatagtatGGGTAAAGGGTAGGGAAATCACTTTGGGGTAgggaaggaattaaaaacaaattttttttaacgtttatttatttttgagacagagagagacagagcatgaacgggggagggtcagagacggagggagactcagaatctgaaacaggctccaggctctgagcggtcagcacagagcccgacgcggggctcgaactcacggaccgcgagaccgtgacctgagccgaagtcggacgctcaaccgactgagccacccaggcgcccccagataatGGACTTTGTTTTAAACGCATACGAAGATCCAGTAAATGCTATCTTAATAAAGTTGCTTAGTTAGTTATGAAATCATGACTCACATTACCTCACcattattaaagtaaaataacatcTGCAACATCATAAGGGTATTGGAACAGTTTCATGGCTTACGAGTAGCTCagtttaatttactttaaatttttttatgttttattttatatttgagagacagagagagagagagcatgagcaggggaggggcatagaaagggagacacagaatcggaagcaggctccaggctctgagctgtcagcacagagcccgacgcggggcttaaacccgcggactgcgagatcatgacctgagccgaagtcagacgcttaaccgactgagccacccaggcgccccgggaaggaattttaaaacaagTCACAACAAGTGCAAAGCTCCAGGGGAAAGATTCATAAATTTGActgcattaaaataaaagcttctgttCATTAGTGGATACCACAAAAAccgaaaaatgaaaaaaagacaagccTTAAACTGGGAGAGGCGATCACACATTCCTGATGAAGGATTACTGTCCAGAATCTATAGAGAGCTTCTCCAAATtaataagacaaagacaaaggGCCAACAGAAAGATGAACTAAAGTATGAATGGGCCtttcacagaagagaagacataaatggccaataaacatatgaaaagacgctcaatCTCATTAGTgcccaaagaaatacaaaagaaaaccacaataaGAGGGCACTGTACACCCGCCAGATTGGCAAAATTTCAGAAACCTGAAAAGCCAAGCCCTGACACGGTCTTCTTGAATGCTGTGTTGGGTAGTCAGCCGATTGAACTGCTTTGGAGAACAATCCAGCACTGTTTTGGAAAGTCCTTTCCCTACCACTCAGCAATATCACTCTTAGAGTTACTCCCTAGAGAAGTCCTTGTACTCCTGTCCCCGGAGACTGACGCGCAGAACTGACAGTGGGGAACACAGGGACGTGGCCGAACCTCTCCAACACGATGTAACAGCAAGAAAGTAAGCGAGCAAGAATACGCACAGTACGATTCCATGTGTGTGAAGTCTAGAGGTTCCTAATCGCGTGAAAAATAGTCCTTTTGGGACGATGCATAcatacgtatttttaaaaatgaaaggaggggcgcctgggtggctcagttggttaagtgtccgacttcagcccaggtcataaccTCGCagtcagtgggttcaagccccgcatcgggctctgtgctgacagctcggagcctggagcctgcttcggattctgtgtctccctctctctctgtccctcccccaacttgtgctctgtccctctcctgctcatgctctgtctctctctttctctctcaaaactaaataaaacattaaattaaaaaaaataaaaaacgaaaAGAAGGGAACTGTAAACATGAAGTCTAAAAATTGGGCTACGTCAAAGGGGCAGCAGACGTGCAAAGTGGGAGGGGCGCCGGGGACCTCAAAAGCATGGCCACGTTGTAGTTCTGTATGGGAGTGCTGCGTAGGCGGCTTTAAAAGTTATCCTTGGTGCCCTTATGTGCATTGTGGACTTTCAAAAAGTCATATAGGAAAGGATGTAGATTTGAGGGAAGAGACCGTTAGTGAAGAATATGCTAAAGTTCTTCCAAGTTCTGAGTAACTGTTACAGTAGAAGGGATTTTCTTTCGCCTGCCTCCAAAGGCAAAACTAGGATCAAAGAGTAGACTTCCCGGGAGTGTGGGTTTTAGCTCCTGTAAGAGACCTTGTGGCGTGTCAGGTGTTCACCTCCTCACCAGTCCGCATACTAAGCTGTCGCCCACGCGAGCTTATCGGTCTACTCACAGACACTGAGACAGAAGGAGGAATTGCTAACCTCATTTTATACTAGCTGCAAAATCTGGTGTTCAGAGAGGGAGGAGCCACAGCTGAGACCAGAACCCAGGCGTAGGGTCTGAATCCCAGACTCTCCCTAGTACATCCTTGTGTCCCTCAGAGCTGTGTTACGGTGTGCTCTGTCCTAAGGGTGTCCCAGGCAGATTCCTGTACCATGGGGGAAGATGGACAGTGGCTCTGAGCTACGGGCTCAGGCAGGAGCCTTCCAGGTGGATGCAAGTCTCCTAGTAACTTCTAAGGCTTTGCCAGGATTCCAGTTAAACTACGAATGTCTTTCTCCAGAGGCCTCTTGTGTCTGCTGTGGTAGGGGTACTATGGCATGTGACCATCAAAAGGACAAGAGCTATGGCTTTGCTCTCCTTTCTAAAGTGACTCCCCTCGTAGAGTATCATTCTCGGGACCGAAGCCAAGAGCCCTGTTGACCCCAAGCTGCTGGCAAATTTCTCTTgacctccctgctcatgtgccaGGCTGggccatggggtgggggaggaggagttgGCTCAGAGAGGATCCCTGAGCTGCCCCACATGCTGGGCGATCTGAGAATGGTTTTAGGGGTGGGGGTCCCACCCAGAAAGCCGCCACATCCTGTCTCCCGCCCGCCCTGTGGCCCCCAGAGCAGCACGTCCTGGAGGAGCTGGAGAGGCAGGCGGTGCTCGTGTATACCCCGTCCCGCAAGGTGAACGGCAAGCGGGTGGTCTGCTACGATGACCGCTACATTGTGAAGGTGGCCTACGAGCAGGATGGTGTCATCGTCTCCAACGACAACTACCGTGACCTCCAGAGCGAGAACCCCGAGTGGAAGTGGTTCATCGAGCAGAGGCTGCTCATGTTCTCCTTTGTCAATGATCGGTACGTGGTGGCACAGGGGGTCCTGGCATGGCGGGGGGCTGGGGTGACTGGCAGAAAGCCAGTCCAAATAGCCTAAGCCCAGCGGGGCTTGCCGTCACGGGCACACCGTACCAAAGCAAAGGACACCCAGTTCTGGAGACAGAGCCCACTGGAAGTCACCTGCTCTCTCCCCCGGGGTCCGTAGAGGCTCTCTCAGTCCCTCTGGGTCTCCTCTCCATCGCGATCATGATTCCTCAGCAGGGCTGTTTTGTCCCAATTGTCCATGACCTTTCTGTTCCCATGCCCACATGTGGTTGACCTGGCAAAGAATTGCCCCACAGGTGGGCCAAGCTCGAGCTTGGGGCACCATCAActtgttgcttttatttatttattattttaaatgtttgcttatttttgagagagtgcacatgggggaagggcagagagagagagagagagagggatacagagaatcccaagcaggctccgcactgtcagcacagagcccgatgagaggctcgaactcacgaaccgtgagatcgtgacctgagctggaatcaagagccacccaggtgccccttgttgcttttatttttaaagcatttactaCAGGTAAGAGCACTGAAACAGCCATCCTGGGGAAAATCGGAACTTTGCTGCACTTCCCTTCACTTGTTTTACGTTcacgtccttttttttttaagttttgaattaCATACGGGAGTCATCTTTTTGGGGGGGTTGAGAAGAACTTGGAACTGAGTCCATCGCAATACCTGTTGTTGGTTGCAGTTTTCAAGAGCGTCGAGTTGGTTCTTCTGTCCCCTAGGTTGGTTCCCCTGGGTCAGGTCCACCCTGAACCAACCAGCTCTAGCTGGGGGAGGGCAATGTCATGGACACAAGGCACAAACCTGTTAGCAGGTGCTGGGCAAGGGCCCCTGGACAGAGCtaaggtggggagggagcagtGTGGATGTCGTCAGGCACGCTGAGGGCAAAGGCTAGGGGTCTGGCAAGGTGGCCATGGGTCTGAGACTAGcgagggcggggcggggaggcagggtGCAGAGGGTACAGCACGCTGGGATATCACTCTCACTTCGCTTTCTGTTCCAGGCAGTGATAGCTTGACCCTCATTCTGGGCTCTTGGACTGGCCTTTAGAAATATGGTTTAAGAGAAACTCCCAACTCTGTGACGACAGGGGCTGTATGTGCCTTGTCTGCCATGGCCCATCACAGGCACTCAAGAACTAGTTGTAGATggcaagtgagtgagtgagtgaatcaGTAAAGCGAATGGCTGCggtcctggggaagggagagaggtgaCAGGTCGGCTGGGTCAGGCCACTTGCGCGCAGCAGGCCCGTTCCTGACCTTGAAGCCCAGGAGGCAGTGTGGTGTTCTGGAAAGAGCTAGAGCTTTGGAGGCAGCAGATGAGGTTTCCAGTGGAGGCTCCGTCATTTACGGGCTGTGTGTCATGGGGGAAATCCCTGTCACTGAACTAAATGTCCCTCACCTTGAATTAACCATACCTGGATTAATCATATGTTTGAGATGGTTTTGAGGACTAGGGAGAGCTGTACCCCGAAGAGTACCTAACTGTACCGAAGAGTAGCACTTACTTTCAGGCCAGGCCAGGACGTGGTGCCTCTAGAGGGCACTGTGCCCCTACTACTATCCTCCTCAGCCCCAGAGCAGAGGCTTGCAAGCAGCTAGCTACCTGCTCCCcggccccaggagcccccatggCCATTTCCATACACTCAAGGCCGGCAGCTCCCTCTATCCAGCTCAGGCCTGGAGAAATCTGGAAAGTCTGGCGACTGTCGGTTCCAGAAAATCCTCACTGAAGTCTGATGGATCATGGCTGCCTTTGGCCTGGCCACAGCCTGGGGCCAAGGCCAAGTCCTTTTGACGCACCGGCCTCTGCTAAGGGCCTGCCAGAAGGTCCCCCAGCTGCCAGAAGGCAgagcctccctgcctgcctgtggGTGAGGACGCCTGCCCCAGTGCCCTGGGCACGTCCATAGGGCCCTCTTGGCCCAGCTCACCGCGGCCAAGGCCTAGCAGAGAGCAGGAGGTAAAGCCTTTGGGAACCTCTAATAACCGCAGTGGACGGCTCCCCAGATTCTTGGTCAGGGCCCAATTCTGAGAAGCCGGCTGTGTAGCTGGGATCTGAGCCACGGAGGCTGCCTGGCACCAGCGATTGCCCAGTCCTGGGCTGGCCTAGGGTATGTGGTCTGCATGGTGAGACTCAGTATGACCCTTGACTCTCAGAGGGACACCAACCCCCACTTAGGaaccacaacccctctagcagaACCTTTGTATGACCTGGAAATGCCTCCTGGGAACGAAAGTATTCACATAAAAAAATGGATGGCCCTAAATGAAGGGCGTTTTCCTCCCAAGGAATGTGTTCccctctgagctgtgggcacactGAGGATGCATTCCCTTCCTTGTGAGGCTTAATTCCAGGGAGATGGGAAGGGGCAGacggtgggggcaggagggtaTCAGAGAACGGGGCCGGGGTCAGGCAGCCCCGGAAGCTGAGACCAAACCCAGAGCTCCCCGGGGTTCCAAAAGGACCTGCACTGAGGCTCTGTGTGCCGGCTACACCTGCTTCTTCACCGGCTCACTGGCTGGCATTTCAAACCGTATTAATATTTATCCCCCACCTGTATATGTCCAGAGCTGTGGGGCAACACAGGAGATCCGAGTAAGGGAGCCCGCAGGACGAGGGCTGTTTGCAGCCCCAGGGAGGTCTGGACAGTGAGAAAGCAGCACAGGGTCACTTTCGGACCCGGGGCCCAGGGGAACCCTAGAGGGATTACGCTTCAATTTCAGTGCATAAAAATCACCTGGGAAGTTGTTAAAACGCAGATTCCTGAACCACCTGAGAGTCTGATGAAGCAGGTCTGGTGGGAAGCCAGGAgcctgcagttttatttttatttatttatttattaaaaaaaattttttttttcaacgtttatttgggacagagagagacagagcatgaacgggggaggggcagagagagagggagacacagaatcggaaacaggccagGAGCCTGCAGTTTTAAAGGCGTTGCCGGGTGATTGCGGCCCTTGCTGGACACACTCTCGGGAGAGGCCCGAGGCTGCTCTCCCGAGAGCCGTGCTCTCCGCTCATGGGTTCAGTGAGAAGGGAGGGCCGTGTAGCATTTGAAAGCAGCACAGCCctttggggggttgggggtggggggcagagcccTGGATGGTGAGCCCCGCCCGAGGCCAGCCGTGCCTGCTGCGCCCATTCTCTCGCCCGGCTGGCTGGGGCCTGCTCCCCATGCAGGTGCTGGTGGTGAGTTTCTGTGGGTCTAGCAGTTGCCCCCCTGTGCTTGTTTTACAGGTTCATGCCTCCCGATGACCCCTTGGGCCGCCGGGGACCCACCCTGAGCAACTTCCTGAGCAGGAAGCCCAAGCCCCCAGAGCCTTCCTGGCAGCACTGTCCGTACGGTGGGTGGCACCCCCATGCCTCGCGATCCCGGTTCAGGTGTCGTGTGAGGGCGGCACAGGGCACAGTCAGAAGTGCTGGCCTGCTCGTCAGCAGCCTGGGTTCTTCTCCTAACTGGCTGTGTGACATCGGAGAGATCGTTTAACCTCTCTGGATGGCACTTGCTGACAAGGTTGTTATAAGGATGAACTGACATCCTGGGTGGCTGTTGCATGGGAGTGTCTGTGAGGGCCGGACGCAGGGGTCCCACACAGGGCAAAGCTGTATCCGTGTGTACCCCCAAGCTCCTccttctcagtccctccccctTGCACTCTGCCGTGTCTCTCTgcatccctccacccctccctccagcctccaccAGCCCTCCACCCCTGGACCTTCATGGCCTTCGTCAATGCTATCCATTAAGAATTAAGGCTTTTTATCCCAGAGCACTTCTAGCCAGCTCTTTCGCTAACTTGCTTTGGCAAGTTCATTTGTTCGTTTAATGCCGCCAGGGCTTGTTTTTTGTGTCCAAAGAAGTTCAAAGTCATATTCAAAGTCATTTCTTGTTCAATTAAGGTGACCACACACACATTCACGTTGGTTCACCTTGCTCCCATGCCCTCTCAGAAGTGTCCAGGTCTGGGCGATAAACTGCTTGATCACTTCTGTTAGAACAGCCTGTTGGGGAGGGCAATGATCAGCACAGGCGATGAGGCCAAcggtggaaactgaggcatactGGACGTGCAATCCTGTGCGGGGCGCACCCGCTCCACACCCTCTCCACAAGGGTGGCCCCATCCACAGGGTTCCCTGGGGAAGTGGAGGCCGAAGGTCATTGGATCTAGAGGTTTGCTTTCAGTCCCTGGTCGAAAGGAGTTCCCATACGGACAATCTCCCGGCCTGGCACTGAGATTACTGGGTCCAGCGCCCTACACCAAGGGCGAGGGTACTGCACCCTCACCCATCTAATCCGGCCCCAGGAcactttctcccctcctcccctcctcgtCCAGCCCCAATCGTGAGACTCCTGAAGAGGGCCCGAGGAGTCTCCAAGGAGAAGGGCCGGGCGCCGACCACCACCCCCACGCAGCCTCTCCTACCCGAGGTCTCACCCGCCCTCTCCcccttgccccttccctcccaggcAAGAAATGCACCTACGGCGTCAAGTGCAAGTTCTACCACCCCGAGAGGCCGCACTTGGCGCAGCTGGCGGTGGCCGACGAGCTTCGCGCGCAAACGCGGGCCTGGCGGGGCGCGGGCGCCGAGGCGGAGCGGCGGAGGAGCGCGCGGGCGGCCCGGGAGGAGCAGGGCGGCCCCGGGGGCGCTCCCGCCGCGGCCTGGCCGGGGCCCCCGGCGCCCGGCGTGCGCAGCCTGCACCCCGCGCGGCGGGCGGCCGACGTGGCCGCGCTCGAAGGCGGCTTCTCGCGCCTCGCCTTCAGCGACGACCCTGGGCCCCTCGGGGCGCCCCCTCGGGACGCCGGCCTCGCGCCCCGGCCGCGCCGTCCAGACTGGGGGGCGCCGGGGGCCTCGGCGTCCCCGGGAGCCCTGCCCGGCCTGCTGAGCCCCCAGGTCGGGCCGAGGGGGGGCCACGGCCCCGGGGCCCCGCACAGTGATCTCCCCCAGCGCAGGAGGCCCGCCGAGCCGCGGGCCCTCCAACAAGGGACCGGCCGGTTCCCGGGCCGCTCGGCCTGGGCGGAACGCAGCTGGGGCGACGGCGCCTTCGGGGGACCTTCGGGGTCCCCGCCTCCCTCCGCTCGCGGCGAGGTGGACGCGCGTGCCCGGGCGCGCATCGCGCTTTGCAGCATCTTCCCGCCCCACCAGGTGGACAGCGTCATGGCCCTGTTCCCGGCGCTCTCCGACGTCACCCGGCTCATCCTTCTCATCCAGAGATTCCAGACGTCTGGGGCTCCCGTGGGGAAATCCTAAGGAAGTCGTCCAAGCCACCGGAAGTCCCAATCTTGCCTTGCCGCTTGGTCAGGGCGGGTGGTCGGCCTGTCCCTGGGGCGAGCCACCCTGCAGCCCTCTTTTCTTTCAAGAAGGTCAGGGAAGCCGGCTTCCTCACCCTCAGCAGCACCCATGCTGGCACTTGATGACCCTCACTGACACTGCAGGGCTTGCTGCTGGAGGTCGGTGTCCTGCAGAATAAGGCTGGCCACATCCATGGAGGGAGTGGCCTCCTATGTCTGGAAGACTAGAAGGTCCCATGACGGCTCCAGGGGTTTGTCCAGAACACTGCATGGCTGTTTTGTCAACCTGCATTTGGGATCCACGAGTGGGTCACAACGTCAATTTAGTGGGTCACACCAGAAGGAGTGGTGTCGGAAATCTCAGAGCACAGGCCACATGACCAAGCTAAGTATGAAACTCTTGTATGTTAGCtacatgtgtgtgcacctgtgtgcccTTGGTAGCCGTGCAAACTTAACGTGGGTCATGGGCAAAAGTTTGAAAAATCCTGGTAAATGgctttggcttttatttcatCATGTGACATCTGAAATACGTAGTCAGTTGACTGGTGGAGGTCTTGGCATCTGATAGGTTTCATATCAGCTGTTTCTTACCTCATGAGAGGAACCTAGAATTCTAGCCTTGATGGGTGGGTCCGCTTGTCACTCTGTGTGgttggaggtggggcaggggcacgTGGTCTTGAGGGCAGAGCACAGATCCTCAACTGGTTGAGCCTTCTAAGTCACACCTCACTCCTGAGTCAAGGCCCGGTGAGTCAGTACTTGTGCTCAGAAACCTCCAGGTGGGTCAGTGAAGAGCTGGGATGAGCCTCAGTCGTGGGGGTTTATCGCCACCTTCCACCAGTGCTGTTTCTTCCAGCCAACTACTGCTTTGAGTTTTGGGGAGGAGGGACCCACCTGCTTGCAGTGGACAGGACATGAGACTGCTTGCGGGGTATGAACCCTGCGTCCTCAGGGGCCCTGGCATCTCTAGTGGGCATCCACCCGTTCACTCTGGGTTACAAGTCCAGATGTGCAGGTCTTAGCTCATTTGTTCGTGAGGACCCTTGGTGGCTTGGCCATCAGGGAGAATGTGAGGCACCTCCCAGTGGAAAATCAGCTCCCATCCCCCAAAAGCTTCCTGCAGACTGGCGAATGCAAAGGGAAACTCTTCTCAGAGCATCGTTCAGCTGCATGCGTTGTGGACACAGAGCAGGGTGCACCCCTGGGAGAGTCTGCTTCTAGCCCTCTAGTTCATGGTAAATGCCACCAGTGGAGGTACAGTGACGCTGTGTCTCCCTGTGACCcctttgacctttttttttttttaagtaggcttcatgccccatgcagagcccaacttggggcttgaattcacaaccctgagatcaagacctgagctgagatcgagagttagatgcttaaccgactgagccacccaggcgcccccttttcgTCTTTTTAAACCAGATTCTTAGAGTGGCTCCAGCCTGATCTGGTCTTCACCTCTTTTTGCCAGAGGACAACTGCACCCACAGTTATATCTTAGTATTTTGGGAACTTAGTCCTGAAGAGGCCCCACCCTTCCTGGATAAAGTGGATTTCCCtcgtggtgttttgttttgttttttcctttcttttgacaAGACAACTTTATGTGTTTGTCTCTTGGGTCTGTCTCCTGACGTAGAGCCGTCTCCCTGCTGACTTACAGTTGGAGATGTTTAAACTGCTTCCTTTGAGGACAAGTTTGAGTTTTAGTAAGCTGTAAAGCTATTTTATTTGGTTCACTGTGATGAAGACAAGCACAAAAACAGGTGAAGAGACAGCGCTTTTCAGTGTAATCCCCTTTGGAATTTTTTCCAAAGTCTTGGTACGTCTTTTTGACACAAaacatggatggatgggtgactGAAATGTTCCTAGTTGCATAACTGTCACCGTGAtccaaaaataaatcacttttatcCACACGTGGGCTCTCTGTTACCAAATTGTATATCATTTTCTCCCATGGCGGCTTCTCCCCTTAGGCCAAGTTTTCACGTCAAATATTGTGGGTGTGAAAACTGATGTTGTGGCTGCCTTATTTAGTGTTATTCCTCCCTTGGGGCTGAGGAGGCTGGGATCTGCCTTTTCCAGGGGCGGCCCAAGGTGAGAACATGCCTTTGCTGGATGTTCAGCCGGCGGTTACCAAGGACACAGGTTGCTTATCGGTTTGCTAGACTTTTAAAGTCCTCGTTACAGAACCACAAAGCAGTCTCATAAAAGCCGTTCTTCCTGTGTAAACCTGCAGCAGAATCCTTGATTGCTCAGATCTGAGGAGCCTGCTGCTATACCGTGCTTTTGCTGGGGCTGCTTTCCCAGAGGCCTCTGGGCGGCGGTTTGCGGCAGAAACTGCAGAATATCAGGGGTCAAGGGGGTAGACGCAGGAGAAGCCACTCACGTCAGCCTTGCTCCAGGTAAAATGAATCCCAGCCCTCCGGAGTTTACACAGAATTCACGTAGGGGACAATGAGCCAACTGCCCGCTGGCACGGGTACAGCTTCCGTTCTCTAGGAGAACAGTCCCTGGTGGGGAGAAGAgcgtggtgggggggaggggaagaggcattaaggaatggg
This region includes:
- the ZC3H12D gene encoding probable ribonuclease ZC3H12D is translated as MERSSKMEFFQKLGYSRDDVVRVLGKLGEDALVNDVLQELIQTGSRPGAHESSAVPLLVPRGSCGTLDSAHCGLAAELEEERGDPASSLRPIVIDGSNVAMSHGNKEAFSCRGIQLAVDWFRDRGHAYIKVFVPSWRKDPPRSDTPIREQHVLEELERQAVLVYTPSRKVNGKRVVCYDDRYIVKVAYEQDGVIVSNDNYRDLQSENPEWKWFIEQRLLMFSFVNDRFMPPDDPLGRRGPTLSNFLSRKPKPPEPSWQHCPYGKKCTYGVKCKFYHPERPHLAQLAVADELRAQTRAWRGAGAEAERRRSARAAREEQGGPGGAPAAAWPGPPAPGVRSLHPARRAADVAALEGGFSRLAFSDDPGPLGAPPRDAGLAPRPRRPDWGAPGASASPGALPGLLSPQVGPRGGHGPGAPHSDLPQRRRPAEPRALQQGTGRFPGRSAWAERSWGDGAFGGPSGSPPPSARGEVDARARARIALCSIFPPHQVDSVMALFPALSDVTRLILLIQRFQTSGAPVGKS